The genomic segment AGGTGTGAACGTGGCGGTCAGCGATGAAGACGTCGCGCCTCACGAGACCCGCATCGCGACCGCCTTCCGCTTGCAGAGCAGCGTGCCCGCAGTCGCGTACAGCTTTGCTCCGATAGGCGCCGAGAACTCGACGGCAGGTGTAGCCAGCGCAATCGCCAGCGCGTCGCTGCTCCTGCCGAGTGCCAGCTGGGGGGACAACTACCTGATGATCACACCCGCGGAGCTGTTCTCGACCTCGAAGTATGGCGACATCTATCCCTGGCTTTCGTTCATTGCCCGCGAGGACGACACCGTAGTGACCGTCGGCGCGAAGGTGGACGTCGCCTCAGGTCAGGGCGTCGCGGGTATCAAAGCGGGAGCGGTCGGTAGCTACACCCTGCAACGAGGAGAGGTGTTGTACTTGTCCAAGGCCATGGGCCTCCTGGGTGGCGCCGTGCAGTCCAGCAAACCAATCGCTCACTTCGCCGGTCACGGACTGCTCGACGGAGATGCCGTGCACCAGCAGGTGTTGCCCATTTCCGTTCTAGGCAGTCGCTACCCGCTGGTTCCACCGAGGAGTCGACAAACCGCGAAACCCGATTCGACGCGCTATCGCTTCGTCGGTGTCGTCGACGGCACGAAGATCGACTTCGAGCCGTCCCGGCCCGCGTTGGCACTGAAGGCAGGGGAGATGGTCGAACTCGACACCACCGAGGCGCTAGTCGCCAGCAGTCAAGATCTCGACCACCCGTTCTACGTGTTCGAGTACATGCTGAAGGACGCGTCGGGACACAACATCGGCGACGGCGAGTTCTCGTCGGTGATCCCCGTGGAGCAAGCTCAGTCTCGCTACTCCTTCTTCATGGAGCCGTCGTATCAGAACAGCCACTTGGTGGTGGTTCGCGCGCGCGGAGCAAGTGGCTTCGACCCTGTGGCGCTGGATTGCCTCTCATCGCCTCTCGCGTTCTCACCGCTGGGGCTGGGCGGGCAGTACGAATTCGCTCGCGTCGACCTGGTGACTGCGAACGCGCCTCAAGGGTCCTGCAGCGCCGGGCTGCGTACCCTGAGCGGTGACGGGGGCTTCGTCGGGCGTGCTTGGGGTTGGTCCCAGCTCGGTTTCGAGAACGGAGTTGGCGTGAGCTACGCGTTTCCGGTTGGGCTCGGGACCAAACCGATCAACAGCGTGGTCGTCCCTCCGGTGCCGCGCTAGTGCGCCAGCGCTCTGCTCTCTAGCATCGGGTCGTCGTCCGCCCGGGGGCGTCGCACGCGCCGTCACTCGAAGATGGCGACCAGTTGCTCCGTGAAGCCAACGTAGGTCCCGTCCGCGGCGTGAAGATGGCCCGCGGCGACGTGGAAGCCTTCCGTGCCCACGATGGTGTCGTAGGAAAAGCTGAACCACTGCTCGAAGTTCGCCGGTATCGCTGCGATGTGTGCCGACCAGGTCACCGTGCTGGCGGCGCGTGGCTCGCGCAGTACCGACAAAGACGGGCAAGGCCACATGTCGAGGAGGCCGAGCACGCCCTCGGCGCCGCCGGCCGGGATGCGGAAGCGGCAGTAGCCATCGAAGTGCGCAGTCTCCGCCCCCGAGTAGGGTGGGGCGCCCTGGGCCCAGCGCATCGCGACGTGCTGCGTGAACTCGGGAAAAAGCCCCGGCACATAGCTCAGATCTTCCAGCGAATCTGCGGTTGGTCCGACGAAGGCAGGCGGACCTGCGATCGCTGTGGCTGTCGGGTGAGGCGCCGTGAACACGAAGCTGGCAAGGGCGGTTTCCTCGTCGTGCTGCACCAAGATGGCCTGCGCGAAGGTGGTCGTTCTGCCTTCTCGCACGATGCGGAGCTTTCCCATGGCGGGCCCAGGGCGCGTAGGCCGTAGCAGCTGAATGCTGGCACTCCGCAGTGTGCGACCGGCGTCAACGTGCTTGCTGGCAAGGGCAGCCAACGCTGCCGCGGTCAGCCCGCCGAAGAGCGATCGCCCTTGCAGCCAGCCATCGGGGATCAAGAACGCCTCGTGAAGGAAGTCGCCGTCCACCGGGGCATGAGGTGCCTCGATCCAGCGCGCGCGCAGGCTGGCATCGAAGCCCTTCAAACGTGTGCTCTTGGAGCTAGGCGCTGGGTCGGACATACGCACGAGTGCCTACGCGCGCC from the Polyangiaceae bacterium genome contains:
- a CDS encoding IgGFc-binding protein, coding for MTDLLARIRASCLRFVLVLVVAGCSEAAGIGPSAPTPDASDDAPTTDAGTGEDGGLINHDGGACEPSCSPDLRRVVDCKGDTLEQCGADRGCSPEAICVAACAAADAQHSSIGCEFFTHAPDLWFNSWGSCYGVSLTNVWASPAELKAAYGTTSLDVKQIAYVPKISSQGVEYEPLLGPLPPGQTAVLFLAQYKSGASARTPCPPGVNVAVSDEDVAPHETRIATAFRLQSSVPAVAYSFAPIGAENSTAGVASAIASASLLLPSASWGDNYLMITPAELFSTSKYGDIYPWLSFIAREDDTVVTVGAKVDVASGQGVAGIKAGAVGSYTLQRGEVLYLSKAMGLLGGAVQSSKPIAHFAGHGLLDGDAVHQQVLPISVLGSRYPLVPPRSRQTAKPDSTRYRFVGVVDGTKIDFEPSRPALALKAGEMVELDTTEALVASSQDLDHPFYVFEYMLKDASGHNIGDGEFSSVIPVEQAQSRYSFFMEPSYQNSHLVVVRARGASGFDPVALDCLSSPLAFSPLGLGGQYEFARVDLVTANAPQGSCSAGLRTLSGDGGFVGRAWGWSQLGFENGVGVSYAFPVGLGTKPINSVVVPPVPR
- a CDS encoding thioesterase family protein; this encodes MSDPAPSSKSTRLKGFDASLRARWIEAPHAPVDGDFLHEAFLIPDGWLQGRSLFGGLTAAALAALASKHVDAGRTLRSASIQLLRPTRPGPAMGKLRIVREGRTTTFAQAILVQHDEETALASFVFTAPHPTATAIAGPPAFVGPTADSLEDLSYVPGLFPEFTQHVAMRWAQGAPPYSGAETAHFDGYCRFRIPAGGAEGVLGLLDMWPCPSLSVLREPRAASTVTWSAHIAAIPANFEQWFSFSYDTIVGTEGFHVAAGHLHAADGTYVGFTEQLVAIFE